CCCTGCGATTTTGCCTTCAATTGTTGCCGTCGTAAGGTCTTCGTTAGGTTCAGCGCGCCTTTCGAAGAGCCGGGCCAATCCAAAATCCAGAATTTTTACCCTGCCTTCCCTGGTAATCATGATGTTTTCCGGTTTAAGATCGCGGTGAACAATTCCTCGCGAATGAGCCTCTGCCAGCGCCTCGGCAACCGCCGAAGCGATTGCGACAACTTCCTTCCAGGGAGGTTGTCCGGTATTCAAACGAGATCTCAATGTTTCACCTTCCAAAAACTCGGTGACGACGTAAACAATTCCTTGATCGTTTCCAATATCAAATATGGAAAGAATGTTGGGATGCGATAGGGCTGCCAGGGACTTAGCTTCCCGCTCAAACTGCTTCATGGCATCCGGCTTCGTCGCATGCGAATCGGGCAAAACTTTTAGTGCGACGTCTCTCCCCAAACGTTCGTCTCTGGCACGATACACTTCACCCATTCCACCTTTCCCTGCCAGAGACACGATCCTGTATGGACCAAGCTGAAAACCTTTATCAAGAGCCATTTCCTACTATTTGAACACAAAAAATGCCGTGCTGAAAAGAGGAAGTCAGACAACGCTTATTCGTAGCGCAAAGTGAGAAGAGGGTCGATGCGGGTGGCGCGTAGCGCGGGAACGAGGCACGCAACGATTGCAACAAGCGCCAGCAGAAATGAGACCGCGGCAAGAATCAACGGGTCATTGGGAGAGACTTCGAACAGAAGTGTTTGCATCAATCGCGTCAGCAACAATGCGCCTGTGATTCCCATCACAAGTCCGATTGCAGCAAGCCGGATTCCATATCGAAGAATCAGTGCGAGGATGTCCAGTCTCTGGGCGCCCAGCGCAAGACGGACTCCAATCTCTTGATGGCGCTGTTCAACGGAAAAAGAGAGAACGCCATAGATTCCCACTGCTGCAAGTAAGAGAGCAATTGCAGCCGCGCCCGCAAGAAGCGTTGCGTTAAGCCGGTTTCGAATCGCGGCCTGCGCCTTTACTTCATTCATGGTGCGAAATCTCTGAAAAGCCACTTCTTTGTCCAGCTCCTGCAAAGCCGAACGCACAGTCTGCGCGGAAACGGACGCGCCTGGCGATCGCACCGCCACCAGGAAATAACCCATCGGTGCCTGTTTGTGAAGGACATACATTTCTGGATCCGGCGGATTCACGAGATTTTGACGGGTTCCTTTTACGATTCCAACAATCTCCGCTAAAAACGGAGTGCCCACATCAATATCGATCCGTTTGCCAATCGCATCGCCGCCCGTAAAGAATTTTTTCACAAACGGTTCGTTCACAATAACCACTTTTGCGGAAGTTTCATGATCCTGATCGCCAAAACTTCGACCTCGCATTACGGGAACAGAAAGAGTCTTGAAATAATCTTTGGTAACTGCTCGAAATTGAGCGTTTGGTTTATCCGCATCCTGCGCGGGTGCCGGCCTTCCTTCGATCGTGAAAAAGCGATCACCTCCGGCCGGAATCAGTGGAATTCCCGATCCGGCTGCAACCGAATCAACTCCAGGTAGACTTCCCAGCTTTTGCATCGCGGCTTCCACAAATCGGACAACCGACTCGGGAGTCGGATATCTTTTTTCATCAAGCGACGTGCGCATTGTCAATAAGTTTTCCGGTTGGAATCCCAGGTCGACATGAGTCAGATTCCAGAAACTTTTGAGCAATAGCCCCGCGCCGGCAAGCAAAATCAACGACAACGCAATCTCACAAACAGCAAGCATCTGCCGGAGCCTCCCCCCCGCCGTGCGCGTACCGGAATATTTTCCCTCCTTCAATCGCTCAGAAGTTAAGTGCGGCATGATATCAATGGCCGGCGCAATACTGAACAGAATCCCGGTAACAACAGAGGAGAGAAGAGTAAACAAGAGCGTGGTTCTATCCACACTTACCTCTTGAAGGCGTGGAAGAAAATCGGGACCGGCGGTCCGAAATGCTTCCAGCGACCAGTGCGCAAGAAGAAGTCCAAGCAAGCCGGAAGGAATAGAAATCAACAAGCCTTCGGCAAGCAGCTGCATCATAACGCGAAAGCGTCCGGCTCCCAGCGCCACACGAATGGCTATTTCCTTCTGGCGCGAGGCGGCTCTGGCAAGCAGCAGATTAGCGACGTTCACGCAAGCAATCAAAAGAAGGAAAGAGACCGCGGCGAAGATCACAAACAAAGGTCTTCGGAGGTTGCCCACCATTTGTTCTTGAAGAGTCTCCAGCCTTGTTCTCCAGGTTCGATTCGATTCCGGGTATTGCTTCTCCAGTTGCGACGCAATTGTCTGCAATTCCGCCTGCGCGGTTTCGATCGACATCCCTTCACGGACGCGGACGATCGGACGCAAGAAGTGAAACTTCCGCTGTTGCATATCGGGACTTGCGAATACCAAAGGAGACCATAGATCCACATCCAACGGATAGCCGAAACCTTTCTGCATCACGCCCACCACGGTATAGCCGGATTGATTGATCACGATGGACTTACCGATGATTTGCGGATCGCCCACGAAGTGTTCTTGCCACGCGGAGTAACTGAGGATCACAGCGCTCGTGTCTTGTTGTTCATCGGCCGCAACAAAAGTTCGACCCGCATGCGGACGCGCCCCGAATACTTCAAAGAATCCCGCAGTTACGAGAGCGCTATCGATTTTGACCGGACCGGCAGATGTGTTCAGTGTCATCGGCGCCGGAACGAATTGATGCATGACATGCATTGCCGCAAACTTTTCAAACGATTTTGCCCGCGCGCGATAATCAAGAAAATCGGGTGGAGAAATCGCGGCCCGATCCCCTTGCGAAAACTTTCCCCAGACCCAGAGAATCTGTTCTGGATGATCGTAGGGGAGCGGTTTCAGGATCACCGCGTTCACCACACTGAAGATGGCGGTCGTCGCAGAGATTCCAAGCGCGATCGTCAGCACAACAATGATGGTGAAGCGAGGATTCTTGCGCAGCATGCGCGCGCCGTAAATAAGATCGCGCATGAGTTCGTACAGCATCGCGCGCAATCCGGCCTTTTCAGAATGCGAATGTTCAATGAGGTTTTGTGAGGCACGAGAGCGAGGTTGTGACCGGGATACTTCGTTCGAAAACCATTGCCAGTCCGGAATGTGCTGTTCCGCGGTTGCTTCGGCTTGAGACTCGGTGAGCCCATTGCGCAATGCTTCCTGATAGACATCCTCCAGTTGCTGCGCCACGTCTTCGATGATTTCGAGCTGCCGCGCGGGAAGGAGTTCATTGAGCTGTATATGGTCCCGGACAAATGACTTCCAATCAGGCATTTTCCATACCTACGATCTGCGTCAGCGCTGCAATGAATTCCTTCCAGGTCGCCCGCTGCTCCTGAAGCAAACGCCTCCCTTTTCCGGTGAGCCTGTAGTAGCGGCGGCGGCGCTCACCGGGCTTCTCCACCCAGCGACCGGCGATCATTCCCCTATCCTCCAAGCGGCACAGCATCGGATAAAGCGAGGCGATGCGAAACTGCAACTTTCCTTTGGAACGAAGCTCGATCAGTTTGCCGATCTCGTATCCATGACGCGGCCGAGCAGAAAGCAAAGAAAGGATCAACAATTCTGCGCTTCCCTTTTTCATTTCTTTTGTAATCATGCTATATACGATATCACAATATACTGTAATAAAGTATATACCGGAAGCGCGAGAACTGTTGTGCCCATTTTATAACTCCTTTTTGCTTTCACTCTTATAAGAGAAATCGGGAAAAACATTTCGTGCAGAAGTGTAAGAAGTGAGAGGAAGAGATAAGGGAGAAGAGGGGATTTATTTTTTAGCGACTGCCGCTGAGACTGGCCCACTCACCGGATTGAATGAAGCTGGCCCAGTAAGAGGGATGAGCGCGCTCCTTTTGCTTGAGCATGCTGAGCTTCGTTTGTCGCAGAGCTTCGCCACGTCCCAGGCCCTTCTTAAGGCCCCTGTAGTAATCGGTCATCAACTGGCGTGTTACGTAATCACTGACAGGCCACAGACTCATGACGAGAGTTTCCGCTCCGGCAAGCACGAAAGATCTGCGCAAGCCGTACACTCCTTCGCCGTTTTTTACCTCGCCAAGACCGGTGTCACAGGCCGAAAGTGTAACGAGTTTTGTGCCCCATAGATTCATGCCTGATGCTTCGAGCGCAGTCAAAATACCATCGTCACCGGTGCTCTTGCGAATGTTCGCCCCCGCAAAGGCAAGTCCCGATCGCAGCAAGGGATTTGCAATCTTTGCATTTTCATTGCCGGCGTCCGTCAAAAAAAATCCGTGTGTTGCAATATGAATGATTCGCGGAGCGGAGGTCCGCTTGAGTGAAGACTCTGTAGCTTGCGTTCCGGTCAAAACAGAAGCGTCATCAAAAAGTGATTTAATGGCTTTTGCTTCCTGAGCTGAGCCGCTCAGCGGCGCAAAATAGACCTCGGACAAATCGGAGCCTGTTGTTACGCTTGTTCTGCGGACGGCTCGTCCGCCGGACTTCGGAGCTTTGACTTCAGCCATCGCAATCGATTCCGGCTCACCGAACATCGGATTCGCCAGTAAGAGAGGATTGCTTTTGCTTTCACGCATCACCTGCATCCGCAGCAGGTCGCGCCCGCTCGTTAAGTATGTAATCGAAAAGCGTTCGACAAGATAGCGATTCTGCTCATCAACCAGCGCTTCAAAGGGAACCAGGTTCAGCGAGCCGTCCGATGAAACGAGCAAACTCTTCGCGTTTCCAAAAAGAGGGCGAATCGGCTTCATGATTTTTTCATCAAGATCGCGTGATAGTTGTTGTGCATCAT
This DNA window, taken from bacterium, encodes the following:
- a CDS encoding ABC transporter permease, with amino-acid sequence MPDWKSFVRDHIQLNELLPARQLEIIEDVAQQLEDVYQEALRNGLTESQAEATAEQHIPDWQWFSNEVSRSQPRSRASQNLIEHSHSEKAGLRAMLYELMRDLIYGARMLRKNPRFTIIVVLTIALGISATTAIFSVVNAVILKPLPYDHPEQILWVWGKFSQGDRAAISPPDFLDYRARAKSFEKFAAMHVMHQFVPAPMTLNTSAGPVKIDSALVTAGFFEVFGARPHAGRTFVAADEQQDTSAVILSYSAWQEHFVGDPQIIGKSIVINQSGYTVVGVMQKGFGYPLDVDLWSPLVFASPDMQQRKFHFLRPIVRVREGMSIETAQAELQTIASQLEKQYPESNRTWRTRLETLQEQMVGNLRRPLFVIFAAVSFLLLIACVNVANLLLARAASRQKEIAIRVALGAGRFRVMMQLLAEGLLISIPSGLLGLLLAHWSLEAFRTAGPDFLPRLQEVSVDRTTLLFTLLSSVVTGILFSIAPAIDIMPHLTSERLKEGKYSGTRTAGGRLRQMLAVCEIALSLILLAGAGLLLKSFWNLTHVDLGFQPENLLTMRTSLDEKRYPTPESVVRFVEAAMQKLGSLPGVDSVAAGSGIPLIPAGGDRFFTIEGRPAPAQDADKPNAQFRAVTKDYFKTLSVPVMRGRSFGDQDHETSAKVVIVNEPFVKKFFTGGDAIGKRIDIDVGTPFLAEIVGIVKGTRQNLVNPPDPEMYVLHKQAPMGYFLVAVRSPGASVSAQTVRSALQELDKEVAFQRFRTMNEVKAQAAIRNRLNATLLAGAAAIALLLAAVGIYGVLSFSVEQRHQEIGVRLALGAQRLDILALILRYGIRLAAIGLVMGITGALLLTRLMQTLLFEVSPNDPLILAAVSFLLALVAIVACLVPALRATRIDPLLTLRYE
- a CDS encoding PadR family transcriptional regulator, which encodes MITKEMKKGSAELLILSLLSARPRHGYEIGKLIELRSKGKLQFRIASLYPMLCRLEDRGMIAGRWVEKPGERRRRYYRLTGKGRRLLQEQRATWKEFIAALTQIVGMENA